The following proteins are encoded in a genomic region of Enterocloster clostridioformis:
- a CDS encoding ketopantoate reductase family protein yields the protein MKQKREIRTVSLIGLGAIGCFLASHLGHLLGSDLRVIAGGSRRERLEREGVIVNGVRHHFNIVSPEENCGQNYPDLAIIITKFPALPQALEDMRNQIGPDTLIMAPLNGVEAEDKVAEVFGWDNLLYSLAKVSVVMKDGCASFNPKAARIEMGEKHNETMSPRVQAVKELFERAGIRTVVPEDMERAIWYKYMCNVSENQSAAVLGIPFGAWSVSADANFIREELMREVIAIARKKGISLSEKDMEKQASILRDVPPENKPSTLQDIEAGRKTEVEMFGGTIIRMGRELGVPTPYNEMFYHGIKVLEQKNEGLF from the coding sequence ATGAAACAGAAAAGAGAAATAAGGACCGTATCCCTCATTGGACTGGGAGCCATCGGCTGTTTCCTGGCCAGTCATCTGGGCCATTTGCTGGGGAGTGATTTGCGCGTGATTGCGGGAGGAAGCCGCCGCGAGCGCCTGGAGCGGGAGGGAGTTATAGTCAATGGGGTCCGCCACCATTTCAATATTGTATCACCGGAGGAAAACTGCGGTCAGAATTATCCGGATTTAGCTATTATCATCACCAAGTTTCCGGCGCTGCCCCAGGCTCTGGAGGACATGAGAAACCAGATTGGGCCGGATACCCTTATTATGGCTCCGCTAAACGGGGTGGAGGCAGAGGATAAGGTGGCAGAGGTATTTGGCTGGGATAATCTGCTGTATTCCCTGGCAAAGGTAAGCGTGGTCATGAAGGACGGCTGCGCCTCCTTTAATCCAAAGGCTGCCCGGATTGAAATGGGAGAAAAGCACAATGAGACAATGTCCCCCAGGGTACAGGCCGTGAAGGAACTGTTTGAACGGGCGGGCATACGTACCGTTGTCCCGGAGGACATGGAACGGGCCATCTGGTATAAATACATGTGCAATGTCAGTGAGAACCAGAGCGCCGCTGTCCTGGGCATTCCCTTCGGGGCCTGGAGCGTAAGCGCCGATGCCAATTTCATCCGTGAGGAACTGATGCGGGAGGTTATAGCCATTGCCCGAAAGAAGGGAATCAGCCTTTCAGAAAAGGATATGGAAAAACAGGCCAGCATTCTTAGGGATGTGCCGCCTGAAAATAAGCCGTCCACCCTCCAGGACATTGAGGCGGGCCGCAAGACGGAGGTGGAGATGTTCGGAGGCACCATCATCCGCATGGGCCGTGAGCTGGGAGTGCCTACGCCTTATAATGAAATGTTCTACCATGGAATCAAGGTGCTGGAGCAGAAGAATGAGGGGCTGTTTTAG
- a CDS encoding dihydrofolate reductase, whose product MNLIVAVDEKWGIGKDGGLLAHLPEDMKYFRETTRGRTVVMGRRTLESFPGGKPLKNRVNMVLSRDEAYAPEGVRVYHSVEDVLEALRDCREEDVFIIGGGMIYREFLPYCSKAYVTYIHRAFDVDTDFENLDQDENWKLESVSDGKEHEGISFEFRVYRRVR is encoded by the coding sequence ATGAATCTGATTGTTGCAGTGGATGAAAAATGGGGAATTGGTAAGGACGGCGGTCTCCTCGCGCATCTCCCGGAGGATATGAAGTATTTCAGGGAGACGACCAGGGGAAGGACCGTGGTCATGGGACGCAGGACACTGGAGAGCTTTCCGGGGGGAAAGCCCCTGAAGAACCGTGTGAATATGGTCCTTTCCAGAGATGAGGCGTATGCCCCTGAGGGCGTCCGGGTGTACCATAGTGTGGAGGATGTGCTGGAGGCATTAAGGGACTGCCGTGAGGAGGATGTGTTCATCATCGGCGGAGGCATGATATACAGGGAGTTTCTTCCATATTGCAGTAAGGCATATGTGACCTACATTCACCGCGCCTTTGATGTGGACACGGATTTTGAAAATCTGGATCAGGATGAAAACTGGAAACTGGAGTCGGTCAGCGATGGTAAGGAGCATGAGGGTATTTCGTTTGAATTCAGAGTATACAGAAGGGTAAGGTGA
- a CDS encoding aldose 1-epimerase family protein — MKQDGTLFTLENDKLLVTVARHGAELTRIYDKKADREVLWRAEPSVWDRHAPVLFPFVGKCYEGTYVHDGKEYSMTPHGFARDMDFEPLLCDMDECWFRLKDTPETYEKYPFHFEVEIGHRLEGRTIEVMWKVTNTDSGEMLFMMGGHPAFQVPEGKSIYDFTFEFNRRGCREGQFTDCLHYLAPNAKGYEKEELQGDLKLSEGRVPLTKGFFDTALTYMFDEAQVSSVSLIVDGSPYVTLECSDFPYLGIWTMEATHPFVCLEPWYGICASDGYKGELKDRRGIISLPGWENWQKSYRIRVE, encoded by the coding sequence GTGAAACAGGATGGAACATTATTTACACTTGAAAATGATAAGCTTCTAGTTACTGTTGCCCGCCACGGTGCAGAACTTACCAGGATTTATGACAAGAAGGCGGACCGCGAAGTGCTTTGGCGCGCTGAACCGTCTGTGTGGGACAGACACGCACCTGTGCTTTTTCCGTTTGTGGGAAAATGTTATGAGGGGACGTATGTCCATGATGGGAAAGAATACAGCATGACGCCCCACGGCTTTGCAAGGGATATGGATTTTGAACCCCTTCTCTGTGATATGGACGAATGCTGGTTCCGTTTGAAGGACACGCCGGAGACATATGAGAAGTATCCGTTCCATTTTGAGGTGGAGATTGGACACAGGCTGGAAGGCAGGACCATCGAGGTCATGTGGAAGGTCACCAATACGGATTCGGGAGAGATGCTGTTTATGATGGGCGGACATCCTGCTTTTCAGGTGCCGGAAGGGAAGAGCATATACGATTTCACCTTTGAATTTAACCGGAGAGGGTGCAGGGAGGGGCAGTTTACGGATTGTCTCCATTATCTTGCGCCTAATGCAAAGGGCTATGAGAAGGAAGAACTTCAGGGAGATTTAAAGCTGTCAGAGGGCCGGGTGCCGCTGACAAAAGGATTTTTCGATACAGCTCTTACATATATGTTTGATGAAGCACAGGTCAGCAGCGTAAGCCTGATTGTGGATGGAAGCCCCTATGTGACGTTGGAATGCAGCGATTTCCCGTATTTGGGAATATGGACAATGGAGGCCACCCATCCCTTTGTATGTCTGGAACCATGGTACGGTATCTGCGCATCAGATGGATATAAGGGGGAATTGAAGGACAGAAGGGGAATCATATCGTTGCCCGGATGGGAAAACTGGCAGAAGAGCTACCGGATACGGGTGGAATAA
- the gltA gene encoding NADPH-dependent glutamate synthase: MDVLKKIPVREQDPKERATNFKEVCLGYNQEEAQEEASRCINCKNAKCIQGCPVAINIPKFIAEVKEGKFEDAANTIAESSALPAVCGRVCPQESQCEGKCIRGIKGEPISIGKLERFVADWSRENGFVPAKPEKTNGIKVAVIGSGPAGLTCAGDLAKMGYEVTIFEALHEPGGVLTYGIPEFRLPKSGVVRPEIDNVRKLGVKIETNVIIGKSVTIDELMDEEGYKAVFIGSGAGLPKFMGIPGENANGVFSANEYLTRSNLMKAFRDDYDTPIYLGKKVAVVGGGNVAMDAARTALRLGAEVHIVYRRSEAELPARVEEVHHAKEEGIIFNLLTNPVEILTDDNGWVKGMVVRKMELGEPDASGRRRPVEVAGSDYTIDVDAVIMSLGTSPNPLISSTTEGLETNKWKCIIADESNGKTTKEGVYAGGDAVTGAATVILAMEAGRAGARGIDEYLNGNK; encoded by the coding sequence ATGGACGTATTAAAGAAGATACCCGTAAGGGAACAGGACCCAAAGGAAAGGGCAACGAATTTCAAGGAAGTATGTCTGGGATATAACCAGGAAGAGGCACAGGAAGAAGCTTCCCGCTGCATTAACTGTAAGAATGCCAAATGTATCCAGGGATGCCCGGTTGCCATCAACATTCCAAAGTTCATTGCAGAAGTAAAAGAAGGAAAATTTGAGGATGCGGCAAATACCATAGCAGAATCCAGCGCCCTGCCAGCAGTATGCGGACGTGTATGCCCGCAGGAGAGCCAGTGCGAGGGTAAATGTATCCGCGGCATCAAAGGCGAGCCTATCTCCATCGGAAAACTGGAGCGTTTCGTGGCGGACTGGTCCAGGGAAAACGGATTCGTACCGGCTAAGCCGGAGAAAACCAACGGCATCAAGGTAGCTGTAATCGGTTCCGGCCCTGCAGGACTTACCTGCGCGGGCGACCTCGCAAAGATGGGATACGAAGTAACCATTTTTGAAGCCCTTCATGAGCCAGGCGGCGTGCTTACATACGGAATTCCTGAATTCCGTCTTCCCAAGTCCGGCGTAGTACGGCCTGAAATCGACAACGTAAGGAAGCTGGGCGTTAAGATTGAGACCAATGTTATCATCGGAAAATCCGTGACCATAGACGAGCTGATGGATGAGGAAGGCTATAAGGCCGTATTCATCGGTTCCGGCGCAGGACTTCCCAAGTTTATGGGAATTCCGGGCGAGAACGCCAACGGCGTATTCTCCGCTAACGAGTATCTGACCAGAAGCAACCTGATGAAGGCCTTCCGCGATGATTACGATACGCCAATTTACCTGGGCAAGAAGGTGGCGGTTGTAGGCGGCGGAAACGTTGCCATGGATGCTGCCAGAACAGCACTTCGTCTGGGTGCGGAGGTGCATATAGTGTACAGAAGAAGTGAAGCCGAGCTGCCTGCCCGTGTGGAGGAAGTACATCATGCCAAGGAAGAGGGAATCATCTTCAACCTGCTGACCAATCCGGTAGAGATTCTGACCGACGACAACGGCTGGGTTAAGGGAATGGTAGTGCGCAAGATGGAATTAGGCGAGCCGGATGCATCAGGCCGCCGCAGACCGGTAGAGGTTGCCGGATCTGATTACACCATCGACGTGGACGCTGTCATCATGTCCCTTGGAACCTCACCAAACCCACTTATATCTTCCACCACAGAGGGCCTTGAGACCAACAAGTGGAAATGTATCATTGCAGATGAGAGCAACGGGAAGACCACCAAGGAAGGCGTATACGCAGGCGGCGATGCCGTAACAGGCGCTGCAACCGTAATCCTTGCCATGGAGGCAGGCCGTGCAGGTGCAAGAGGAATCGATGAGTATCTCAATGGAAATAAATAA
- the thyA gene encoding thymidylate synthase — protein MSYADQIFIQNCNDILEHGVWDTDYDVRPVWEDGTPAHTIKRFGIVNRYDLTREFPVITLRRTAFKSAVDELLWIWQKKSNNIHDLNSHIWDSWADEDGSIGKAYGYQLGVKHHYKEGDFDQVDRILYDLKHNPLSRRIMSNIYNHHDLCEMNLYPCAYSMTFNVSGKTLNGILNQRSQDMLTANSWNVCQYAVLLHMLAQVSGLKPGELVHVIADAHIYDRHIPMVKELLKREPYPGPTLAMDTSIQDFYQFTTGSFRLENYQYHTFGEKIPVAI, from the coding sequence ATGAGCTACGCAGACCAGATATTCATACAAAACTGCAACGATATATTAGAGCACGGCGTCTGGGATACAGACTATGACGTGCGTCCCGTATGGGAGGACGGCACCCCGGCCCACACCATCAAGCGCTTCGGCATCGTGAACCGCTACGATCTTACCAGGGAATTTCCCGTCATCACCCTGCGGCGCACTGCCTTTAAGTCGGCGGTGGATGAGCTTCTGTGGATATGGCAGAAGAAATCCAACAACATCCATGACCTGAACAGCCACATCTGGGATTCATGGGCAGATGAGGACGGCAGCATAGGCAAAGCCTACGGCTACCAGCTGGGTGTAAAGCATCATTATAAGGAAGGGGATTTTGACCAGGTAGACCGCATCCTGTATGATCTGAAGCACAATCCCTTAAGCCGCCGAATCATGTCCAACATCTACAACCACCATGATTTATGCGAGATGAACCTCTATCCCTGTGCCTACAGCATGACCTTTAATGTCTCCGGAAAAACCCTGAACGGCATCTTAAACCAGCGCTCCCAGGACATGCTGACAGCCAACAGCTGGAATGTATGCCAGTACGCTGTCCTGCTCCACATGCTGGCACAGGTAAGCGGTCTGAAACCCGGCGAACTGGTCCATGTCATTGCAGACGCCCATATCTACGACCGGCATATACCGATGGTAAAGGAGCTGCTGAAGCGGGAGCCTTACCCAGGTCCAACCCTGGCCATGGATACTTCCATCCAGGATTTCTACCAGTTCACCACTGGCAGCTTCCGGCTGGAAAATTATCAGTATCACACCTTCGGCGAGAAGATTCCTGTGGCTATATAA
- a CDS encoding sulfide/dihydroorotate dehydrogenase-like FAD/NAD-binding protein, translated as MYKIVKSECLADKIYLMDVEAPRIARACQPGEFVIVKMDEAGERIPLTICDYDREKGLITIVFQIVGASTERMAGLKAGDSFADFVGPLGQPSEFVKDDLEEVKKRRYLFVAGGVGSAPVYPQVKWLKERGIDVDVVEGAKTKDMLILEEEMRSVAGNLYITTDDGSYVRKGMVTDVVKDLVENQGKKYDVCVAIGPMIMMKFVCRLTKELGIPTIVSMNPIMVDGTGMCGACRVSVGGEVKFACVDGPEFDGHLVDFDQAMKRQQMYKTEEGRAILRLREGATHHGGCGNCGGEE; from the coding sequence ATGTATAAGATTGTAAAATCAGAATGCCTGGCAGATAAGATATATCTGATGGACGTGGAGGCACCGCGTATAGCCAGGGCCTGTCAACCAGGCGAATTTGTTATTGTCAAGATGGACGAAGCAGGAGAGAGAATCCCGTTAACCATCTGTGACTATGACCGTGAGAAGGGCCTGATAACCATAGTATTCCAGATTGTGGGAGCATCCACAGAGCGCATGGCCGGACTGAAGGCCGGGGACAGCTTTGCAGATTTCGTAGGTCCGCTGGGACAGCCTTCCGAATTCGTGAAGGATGACCTGGAGGAGGTGAAGAAGAGACGTTATCTCTTTGTGGCCGGCGGCGTGGGCAGCGCGCCTGTTTACCCACAGGTAAAATGGCTGAAAGAGCGCGGCATTGACGTGGATGTAGTAGAAGGCGCCAAGACCAAGGATATGCTGATTTTGGAAGAGGAAATGAGATCCGTTGCAGGAAACCTTTATATTACCACAGATGACGGTTCCTATGTACGCAAGGGCATGGTAACCGACGTTGTTAAGGATTTGGTGGAGAACCAGGGCAAGAAGTACGATGTCTGCGTTGCCATCGGACCTATGATTATGATGAAATTTGTCTGCAGGCTCACCAAGGAGCTGGGAATACCAACCATCGTCAGCATGAACCCAATCATGGTGGACGGTACAGGAATGTGCGGCGCCTGCCGTGTAAGCGTTGGCGGGGAAGTGAAGTTCGCATGTGTGGACGGACCTGAGTTTGACGGCCATCTGGTAGATTTTGACCAGGCTATGAAGCGCCAGCAGATGTACAAGACAGAAGAGGGCAGGGCCATCTTACGGCTGCGTGAGGGAGCTACCCATCACGGCGGATGCGGAAACTGCGGAGGTGAGGAATAA
- a CDS encoding dihydrofolate reductase, whose amino-acid sequence MNLCVTADRHWAIGKDGRPLVTIPADRQMFLKETAGKVVLMGRRTLEGLPGGQPFGNRVNIVLTHDMQYKVKGAVVCHSLEEALKTLENYDESDIYIIGGKSIYRQFLPYCTTALVTSIDYTYDGDAYFPDLEKEEGWYLAEEGDEQTYFDLCYTFRRFQRKEQ is encoded by the coding sequence TTGAATCTTTGCGTGACAGCGGACAGGCATTGGGCCATTGGCAAGGACGGAAGGCCTCTGGTGACCATTCCGGCCGACCGGCAGATGTTCCTTAAGGAGACAGCCGGCAAGGTGGTGCTTATGGGGCGCAGGACCCTGGAGGGACTGCCGGGAGGGCAGCCCTTTGGAAACCGGGTAAATATTGTCCTGACCCATGATATGCAGTATAAGGTAAAGGGCGCGGTAGTCTGCCACAGCCTGGAGGAGGCGCTTAAGACGCTGGAGAATTACGACGAAAGTGATATCTATATCATAGGAGGGAAAAGCATTTACCGGCAGTTCCTCCCCTATTGTACAACGGCCCTTGTGACCAGTATTGATTATACCTATGACGGGGATGCATATTTTCCTGACTTGGAAAAGGAAGAGGGATGGTATTTGGCGGAAGAGGGCGATGAACAGACTTATTTTGACCTCTGTTATACCTTCCGGAGGTTCCAGAGAAAGGAGCAATAA